From the Leguminivora glycinivorella isolate SPB_JAAS2020 chromosome 15, LegGlyc_1.1, whole genome shotgun sequence genome, one window contains:
- the LOC125233744 gene encoding myogenesis-regulating glycosidase-like isoform X2, which produces MKLFILLTGVTAVLCAVPRATNVRNLLVEDRADGGYQLTLVDDSGVSEVLGILGRNVVVDDSVTFDVSSSFDEEADGYRITVTWDGPSDRVFEDCFDFGNKQWFAGPEQKKQYWPLQHANLKKYSVIAKDVDNAGIAERYWLNSAGHYFYVHPEAPLFVDYHNSLDNHICFIAEVAAPYSTRRTHNVLKYDIWLFQNAKVAHQHAVDTYLGKPSGVPDYRMIQYPIWSTWARYSREIDQDNLWAFANEIKDSGFPNAQFEIDDLWEICYGSLTVDERKLPDLKKLIQDIKGLGFRVAIWAHPLINKDCEPWYSEALDKGYFVLSEDGSPDGYWWNNNGSMPGYIDFTNPEAAAWFSGRLQDLIKTYDIDTLKFDSGESNCSPQIPVQNGDIDLHPGHIVQAYVREVAKFGPAIEVRVGTRTQELPIFVRMNDKDTVWDFNNGLATLVTTLLTMNLNGYTLVLPDMIGGNGYNEKPSKELFIRWLQANVFMPSLQYSFVPWDHDDETVEISRKYTQLHADYADEIVAAMEASVRDGTPVNAPIWWLDPTDETALATWDEFLLGEKILVAPVLEEGAVSRAVYLPRGTWRDAAGAVFEGPATLDYPAPIDVLPYFILQN; this is translated from the exons ATGAAGCTGTTTATTTTACTGACAG GAGTGACTGCGGTGCTATGCGCTGTGCCGCGCGCCACAAACGTCAGGAATCTACTGGTGGAAGATCGTGCTGATGGTGGCTACCAACTCACCCTTGTTGACG ACTCCGGAGTGTCAGAAGTCCTCGGCATCTTAGGCCGTAACGTCGTCGTCGATGACTCAGTGACCTTTGACGTGAGCTCGTCCTTCGACGAAGAGGCTGACGGTTACAGGATCACTGTGACCTGGGACGGACCTAGTGACCGCGTGTTTGAAGACTGCTTCGATTTTG GCAACAAACAATGGTTCGCCGGCCCCGAACAAAAGAAGCAATACTGGCCGCTCCAGCACGCCAACCTGAAGAAGTACTCCGTCATCGCCAAAGATGTCGACAACGCCGGCATCGCTGAGCGCTACTGGCTCAACTCCGCCGGGCACTACTTCTACGTCCACCCCGAGGCACCCCTCTTTGTCGACTATCACAACAGCCTAGACAACCATATCTGTTTCATCGCCGAAGTCGCCGCTCCTTACTCCACAAGACGCACCCACAACGTCCTCAAATACGACATCTGGCTCTTCCAGAACGCCAAAGTAGCCCACCAACACGCCGTCGATACTTATCTAGGAAAACCCTCAGGCGTACCCGACTACCGTATGATCCAGTACCCCATCTGGTCTACCTGGGCGAGGTATTCCAGAGAAATCGACCAGGACAACCTCTGGGCTTTCGCCAATGAGATTAAAGATTCCGGGTTCCCTAACGCTCAGTTTGAAATCGATGATCTCTGGGAAATCTGCTACGGATCCTTAACCGTCGACGAGAGGAAATTACCCGACTTAAAGAAGCTTATCCAGGATATTAAGGGATTAGGTTTCCGAGTTGCTATTTGGGCGCATCCATTAATTAACAAAGATTGCGAGCCTTGGTATTCTGAGGCTCTGGATAAAGGTTACTTTGTACTTAGCGAAGATGGTAGCCCTGATGGTTACTGGTGGAACAATAACGGGTCTATGCCTGGTTACATCGACTTCACTAACCCGGAGGCGGCGGCGTGGTTCAGCGGCAGGCTCCAAGATCTGATCAAAACCTACGATATTGACACGCTGAAGTTCGACTCTGGAGAGTCCAACTGTTCTCCTCAG ATCCCAGTACAAAACGGCGACATAGATTTGCACCCTGGACATATCGTGCAGGCCTACGTCAGGGAAGTGGCCAAGTTCGGTCCCGCTATCGAAGTGCGAGTCGGAACGAG GACCCAAGAGCTGCCCATATTCGTCCGCATGAACGACAAAGACACGGTGTGGGACTTCAACAACGGCCTGGCTACTCTAGTCACCACTCTACTAACTATGAACTTGAACGGGTATACTTTGGTGCTGCCTGACATGATTGGAGGAAACGG ATACAACGAGAAACCGAGCAAGGAGCTGTTCATCCGCTGGCTGCAAGCTAACGTCTTCATGCCGAGTCTGCAATACTCCTTCGTGCCCTGGGACCATGATGATGAG ACGGTGGAGATCAGCAGAAAGTACACCCAGCTCCACGCCGACTATGCCGATGAAATCGTGGCAGCTATGGAGGCCTCGGTCAGGGATGGCACCCCAGTGAACGCGCCCATCTGGTGGCTGGATCCTACGGATGAGACAGCCCTAGCTACTTGGGATG AGTTCCTCCTGGGCGAGAAGATCCTCGTAGCACCAGTATTGGAGGAGGGGGCGGTGTCCCGCGCCGTGTACCTGCCGCGCGGGACGTGGCGGGACGCCGCCGGCGCCGTGTTCGAGGGCCCGGCCACTCTGGACTACCCGGCGCCCATCGACGTGCTGCCATA CTTCATCCTGCAGAACTAG
- the LOC125233744 gene encoding myogenesis-regulating glycosidase-like isoform X1, with translation MKLFILLTGVTAVLCAVPRATNVRNLLVEDRADGGYQLTLVDDSGVSEVLGILGRNVVVDDSVTFDVSSSFDEEADGYRITVTWDGPSDRVFEDCFDFGNKQWFAGPEQKKQYWPLQHANLKKYSVIAKDVDNAGIAERYWLNSAGHYFYVHPEAPLFVDYHNSLDNHICFIAEVAAPYSTRRTHNVLKYDIWLFQNAKVAHQHAVDTYLGKPSGVPDYRMIQYPIWSTWARYSREIDQDNLWAFANEIKDSGFPNAQFEIDDLWEICYGSLTVDERKLPDLKKLIQDIKGLGFRVAIWAHPLINKDCEPWYSEALDKGYFVLSEDGSPDGYWWNNNGSMPGYIDFTNPEAAAWFSGRLQDLIKTYDIDTLKFDSGESNCSPQIPVQNGDIDLHPGHIVQAYVREVAKFGPAIEVRVGTRTQELPIFVRMNDKDTVWDFNNGLATLVTTLLTMNLNGYTLVLPDMIGGNGYNEKPSKELFIRWLQANVFMPSLQYSFVPWDHDDETVEISRKYTQLHADYADEIVAAMEASVRDGTPVNAPIWWLDPTDETALATWDEFLLGEKILVAPVLEEGAVSRAVYLPRGTWRDAAGAVFEGPATLDYPAPIDVLPYFILQN, from the exons ATGAAGCTGTTTATTTTACTGACAG GAGTGACTGCGGTGCTATGCGCTGTGCCGCGCGCCACAAACGTCAGGAATCTACTGGTGGAAGATCGTGCTGATGGTGGCTACCAACTCACCCTTGTTGACG ACTCCGGAGTGTCAGAAGTCCTCGGCATCTTAGGCCGTAACGTCGTCGTCGATGACTCAGTGACCTTTGACGTGAGCTCGTCCTTCGACGAAGAGGCTGACGGTTACAGGATCACTGTGACCTGGGACGGACCTAGTGACCGCGTGTTTGAAGACTGCTTCGATTTTG GCAACAAACAATGGTTCGCCGGCCCCGAACAAAAGAAGCAATACTGGCCGCTCCAGCACGCCAACCTGAAGAAGTACTCCGTCATCGCCAAAGATGTCGACAACGCCGGCATCGCTGAGCGCTACTGGCTCAACTCCGCCGGGCACTACTTCTACGTCCACCCCGAGGCACCCCTCTTTGTCGACTATCACAACAGCCTAGACAACCATATCTGTTTCATCGCCGAAGTCGCCGCTCCTTACTCCACAAGACGCACCCACAACGTCCTCAAATACGACATCTGGCTCTTCCAGAACGCCAAAGTAGCCCACCAACACGCCGTCGATACTTATCTAGGAAAACCCTCAGGCGTACCCGACTACCGTATGATCCAGTACCCCATCTGGTCTACCTGGGCGAGGTATTCCAGAGAAATCGACCAGGACAACCTCTGGGCTTTCGCCAATGAGATTAAAGATTCCGGGTTCCCTAACGCTCAGTTTGAAATCGATGATCTCTGGGAAATCTGCTACGGATCCTTAACCGTCGACGAGAGGAAATTACCCGACTTAAAGAAGCTTATCCAGGATATTAAGGGATTAGGTTTCCGAGTTGCTATTTGGGCGCATCCATTAATTAACAAAGATTGCGAGCCTTGGTATTCTGAGGCTCTGGATAAAGGTTACTTTGTACTTAGCGAAGATGGTAGCCCTGATGGTTACTGGTGGAACAATAACGGGTCTATGCCTGGTTACATCGACTTCACTAACCCGGAGGCGGCGGCGTGGTTCAGCGGCAGGCTCCAAGATCTGATCAAAACCTACGATATTGACACGCTGAAGTTCGACTCTGGAGAGTCCAACTGTTCTCCTCAG ATCCCAGTACAAAACGGCGACATAGATTTGCACCCTGGACATATCGTGCAGGCCTACGTCAGGGAAGTGGCCAAGTTCGGTCCCGCTATCGAAGTGCGAGTCGGAACGAG GACCCAAGAGCTGCCCATATTCGTCCGCATGAACGACAAAGACACGGTGTGGGACTTCAACAACGGCCTGGCTACTCTAGTCACCACTCTACTAACTATGAACTTGAACGGGTATACTTTGGTGCTGCCTGACATGATTGGAGGAAACGG ATACAACGAGAAACCGAGCAAGGAGCTGTTCATCCGCTGGCTGCAAGCTAACGTCTTCATGCCGAGTCTGCAATACTCCTTCGTGCCCTGGGACCATGATGATGAG ACGGTGGAGATCAGCAGAAAGTACACCCAGCTCCACGCCGACTATGCCGATGAAATCGTGGCAGCTATGGAGGCCTCGGTCAGGGATGGCACCCCAGTGAACGCGCCCATCTGGTGGCTGGATCCTACGGATGAGACAGCCCTAGCTACTTGGGATG AGTTCCTCCTGGGCGAGAAGATCCTCGTAGCACCAGTATTGGAGGAGGGGGCGGTGTCCCGCGCCGTGTACCTGCCGCGCGGGACGTGGCGGGACGCCGCCGGCGCCGTGTTCGAGGGCCCGGCCACTCTGGACTACCCGGCGCCCATCGACGTGCTGCCATACTTCATCCTGCAGAACTAG
- the LOC125234043 gene encoding myogenesis-regulating glycosidase-like, whose translation MAALRILLAVAALGAHAHSATLTTRQEDVTLSLEPQLTGGFALAIIKDDEPIFQASIGRTLVSTYVSSQEIEGGMKLSLPGAELTVHTVMDEAAGARGVKIIWDANEQTRLEDCFDFGTKHWYAGPMQLTQTYPIEKSTQVYAPYYTKERDNGAIMERYWLNSAGEYIYVHPQVPLFIDYNNITSNHMCFGAQIAAPYSTKRNHTELSYDLWFLSDVKAAHKHALNNYLGWPSGAPDFRMIQHPIWSTWAQFARDIDENNLKEFAEEIKSRGFANAQLEIDDLWEICYGSLTVDEKKFSDMNKFVQDIKAMGYRATIWIHPFINQNCEPWYSNALAAGYLVLNEDGSPDTSWWNNNGSVAAYIDFTNPTAAEWWYQRVKLIVDTYDIDSLKFDAGEASWSPEVAVQTGDVELHPHHITQAYVKTCARFGDMIEVRTGFQTQTLPIFVRMVDRDSIWGLTNGLSTVITATFQMNLNGYTMVLPDMIGGNGFNLGNPDSGLPTKQLFIRWVEANTFLPAMQFSFVPWGFDNETSEISLKYTKLHAEYATQIQAAMNASVKDGRPVNGPLWWIAPNDAQALTIWDQYLLGEDIIVAPILVENATSRDIYLPEGEWLEKGDKSIVHIGPGWIRGHSVPIDDLAFFVRKTEPDAASHSQVSAILLIVALVLGFLYAQ comes from the exons ATGGCAGCGCTTAGGATTCTGTTGG CGGTAGCAGCGCTGGGCGCGCACGCGCACTCCGCGACGCTGACGACACGTCAAGAAGATGTCACACTCTCGCTGGAGCCCCAACTCACTGGAGGCTTCGCCTTGGCGATTATCAAGG ACGACGAGCCAATCTTCCAAGCGTCTATCGGCCGTACCCTCGTGTCCACCTACGTCTCCTCCCAGGAGATAGAAGGAGGCATGAAACTGTCCTTACCTGGAGCTGAACTGACTGTCCACACTGTCATGGACGAGGCAGCTGGGGCTAGGGGAGTCAAGATCATCTGGGACGCCAACGAACAGACCAGGCTGGAAGACTGCTTTGATTTTG gTACTAAACACTGGTACGCTGGCCCAATGCAGCTCACCCAAACGTACCCGATAGAGAAGTCCACCCAAGTCTACGCTCCCTACTACACCAAGGAAAGGGACAACGGAGCCATCATGGAGAGATACTGGCTCAACTCCGCCGGAGAATACATCTACGTCCACCCTCAAGTCCCTCTGTTCATCGACTATAACAATATTACTAGCAACCACATGTGTTTTGGAGCTCAAATCGCTGCACCGTACTCGACAAAGAGGAACCATACTGAGCTCTCATACGATTTGTGGTTCCTTTCTGATGTTAAGGCCGCTCACAAGCATGCCTTGAACAACTATTTAGGCTGGCCGTCTGGAGCACCAGATTTCAGAATGATTCAGCATCCTATTTGGTCTACGTGGGCTCAGTTTGCTAGAGACATAGATGAAAATAATCTTAAAGAGTTTGCTGAAGAGATAAAAAGTCGAGGTTTTGCTAATGCGCAGCTAGAAATTGATGATCTTTGGGAGATCTGCTACGGGTCTTTGACGGTGGACGAAAAGAAATTCAGTGATATGAATAAGTTTGTGCAGGACATTAAGGCTATGGGTTACCGCGCTACGATTTGGATACATCCCTTCATTAATCAGAATTGTGAGCCGTGGTATTCTAATGCTTTGGCGGCGGG CTACCTAGTGCTGAATGAAGACGGAAGCCCAGATACCTCCTGGTGGAACAACAACGGTTCGGTGGCAGCTTACATCGACTTCACCAACCCCACCGCTGCTGAATGGTGGTACCAACGAGTCAAGCTGATCGTGGACACTTATGACATCGACAGCCTGAAGTTTGATGCTGGAGAAGCTAGCTGGTCTCCAGAG GTGGCAGTCCAGACAGGCGACGTAGAGCTCCACCCGCACCACATCACGCAGGCGTACGTGAAGACTTGCGCGAGATTCGGCGACATGATCGAAGTGCGCACCGGATTCCA AACCCAGACCCTCCCAATCTTCGTGCGCATGGTGGATCGGGATTCCATCTGGGGCCTCACAAACGGCCTCTCCACCGTCATCACGGCCACCTTCCAGATGAACCTGAACGGATACACCATGGTGCTGCCTGACATGATTGGTGGCAACGG GTTCAACTTGGGAAACCCTGATTCCGGTTTGCCAACGAAGCAGCTATTCATCAGATGGGTGGAGGCTAATACTTTCCTCCCAGCCATGCAGTTCTCCTTCGTACCCTGGGGTTTCGACAATGAG aCATCGGAAATAAGTTTAAAGTACACGAAGCTGCACGCCGAGTACGCCACTCAAATCCAGGCCGCCATGAATGCTTCAGTCAAAGACGGACGCCCCGTCAACGGCCCGCTGTGGTGGATCGCGCCGAATGATGCACAAGCGCTCACTATCTGGGACC AATACCTCTTAGGAGAAGACATCATAGTCGCGCCAATCCTCGTGGAAAACGCCACGTCCAGAGACATCTACCTCCCCGAAGGTGAATGGCTAGAAAAGGGAGACAAGAGCATCGTCCACATCGGTCCAGGCTGGATCAGAGGCCACAGTGTACCTATAGATGACCTAGCGTTCTTTGTGCGCAAGACTGAGCCAGATGCGGCCAGCCATAGCCAAGTTTCGGCCATTTTGCTCATTGTAGCTTTGGTGCTTGGATTTTTGTACGCCCAGTGA